Within the Chloroflexota bacterium genome, the region ATCGGTGAAAGACCCTCACAATCGAAATGTTCTCCAGCGCATCGCTAAAGATGAACTGGGGCACCATAACCTGTGGCAGAGATATACCGGCGAAAAATCACATCCAAGTCGGCTGAAGACATGGCTTTACTATTTCATTTCACGTGTTTTCGGGCTTACCTTCGGCATAAAGCTCATGGAGCTGGGTGAGGAGCAGGCGCAGGCGGCCTATGCCGAAATCGCCCAATTCGTTCCGGTGGCCTCCAATATTGCCCGCGATGAGAACCGGCACGAACGACAGCTTATCAGCTTGATTGATGAAGAGCGACTTCGCTATACCGCGGATATGGTGCGGGGTTTGAATGTGGCGCTGGTGGAGCTTACCGGGACACTGGCTGGCCTGACGCTGGCGCTACCTGAGTCAGACCTGATTATACTCGCCGGGTTGATTACCGGGGCAGCGATGGTGCTTTCCGTAGCCAGCACCGAGTACCTGGCGACAAAATCGGGCGAGGGCGGCCACAGCCCTTTAAAGGCGGTCCTCTACGGCGGCTTGGCCAATGTCATTACCTTTGTCTTTTTACTCTTTCCCTACCTTGTCTTTCACAATGTCTATGTAGCTATGGGGCTGATGATTTTCAATGCTATTGTCGTGGTCTTCCTGTTCAGCTTTTACATCTCGGTGGCCAAAGAGATTTCTTTCCGCAGAAGATTTTCCGAGATGGTGCTTATCAGCCTTGGAGTGGCGGCGCTGGCCTTCGTCATCGGTTATCTGGCCAGGACGTTGCTGCATATAAATATTGAGTGAGAATACGCACCCAGAGCGAGCTACCGTCTCTTGAACCCTGACTAACGGCTGTACTGAATTTCGGCGTTGGGATAAACCGCAACGGTGGCACCAGCGCCGTTCTTTTCCCGGAGCACTTTCAGTACATCTTCCCACCGATGTAAGAACAATGCTCTGTCCTTGCCACCGAACCAGCACCGGCTGGAGAGGTCGGGATATTCGGTGTAAACGATAAGACGGTCGACCTGAGAAGGGATTTTCCGCTCTCTTCGCAGCGGGCCCCAGATTGTCTCCCCGAATGGCCCCAGAAGGTAATGCGTTACCTGTCCCTCAGGGTGGTTGGCGATGACGACGACGTCTCCTCCCTCGGGTTTCAGCGATGGGTAGGTGATGGCCTGGCCTATCCAGGCTTCATTCGCCTTGGCGAAGGCATTGGCGATGGCGATATCTTTGCCCGCCAGCTTTGGCGTCAGGTAATGCGGCTTGGCTTCCTTGACCGCTTCTTCATAAGCCGGTCTTAGCGCCCCGGCATAGATGGCCACCGTTTCCCCCCACATATTGACTATGCAGTTGATGAGGACGTCGAGGCTAGCCAAATCGGCCGCCTCTTCGATGTCCAGACGTCCCAGGTTACCGTCGTAGACGCCATGACCCGTATACTGAGGCCCTTTCGCCAGTTGAGCTTGGCGGAACATCTTGTGGTTATATTCAATGGTCTCAAATGAAGTCACCCCGGGGAGGATGATTTTCCCGCCGCCGCCAAAGCCGGTACTGGGATGGGGCACCACCGAACCG harbors:
- a CDS encoding VIT1/CCC1 family protein, with the protein product MSALPSEVKSKILTMQRGEITEHFIYQKLAKSVKDPHNRNVLQRIAKDELGHHNLWQRYTGEKSHPSRLKTWLYYFISRVFGLTFGIKLMELGEEQAQAAYAEIAQFVPVASNIARDENRHERQLISLIDEERLRYTADMVRGLNVALVELTGTLAGLTLALPESDLIILAGLITGAAMVLSVASTEYLATKSGEGGHSPLKAVLYGGLANVITFVFLLFPYLVFHNVYVAMGLMIFNAIVVVFLFSFYISVAKEISFRRRFSEMVLISLGVAALAFVIGYLARTLLHINIE
- a CDS encoding DUF2088 domain-containing protein, which encodes MSNILRIPQLAWHGTEELQLPLPDDWQVEMGYMAGYNRPALSPEQIGETVTGKLIGTPPIRELAKGKKEVVIIFDDMTRVTRVAEIVPFVLEELGAAGIPDSNIRFIAALGCHGAMNRLDFVKKLGEETLARFPVFNHNPYANCTYVGTTKTYGTRVCVNDEVMKCDLKIAIGSVVPHPSTGFGGGGKIILPGVTSFETIEYNHKMFRQAQLAKGPQYTGHGVYDGNLGRLDIEEAADLASLDVLINCIVNMWGETVAIYAGALRPAYEEAVKEAKPHYLTPKLAGKDIAIANAFAKANEAWIGQAITYPSLKPEGGDVVVIANHPEGQVTHYLLGPFGETIWGPLRRERKIPSQVDRLIVYTEYPDLSSRCWFGGKDRALFLHRWEDVLKVLREKNGAGATVAVYPNAEIQYSR